In Polyangiaceae bacterium, the genomic window GGACGAGCGACGTGCGGATGTAGTAGGGCGAGGCGGTGCCTTGCACGTGCACGTAGAGGTTGTTGGTGGTGCCGCAGGCGCAGGCCGCGGCGCCGCCGTTGCAGTTGCAGCCCGCCGTGGAGAGGTAGCTGAAGGTGCCGGCGGCGCAGAGCGTGGCGGGTGAGCATAGACCCCAGCCGGCGCCCAGCGCGGTGCAGGCCGCCTGCGCGGCGGACTGCGCCATGCCGGACTTGTTCGCCATGTAGACGCAGGTGCCGTTGACGGTCGTGCCGGGGCAGGTCCCGCCCGAGCCGCCCGAGCCGCCGGTCGCGCCGCCCGAGCCGCCGGTCGCACCGCCCGAGCCGCCCGTCGTGCCGCCGCTGCCGCCGGTCGCGCCACCCGAGCCGCCGGTCGCACCACCCGAGCCGCCGGTGCTCCCGCCGCTGCCGCCCGTTGCGCCGCCCGAGCCTCCGCTGCCGCTCGCGCCGCTCGCGCCGCCGCCGGAGCTGCCGCCGGTGGGCCAGCCGCCGCCGCTGCCGCTGACGCCGCCGCCGGAGCCGCCGCCGCCGCCCGCACCGCCCGAGCCGCCGCTCGCGCCACCGCCGCCGCCGGCGCTCGAGCCAGCAGCGCCAGCAGCGCCGCCCTCACCGATGCTGTCGTCCGTGCCCGTGGCGCAGCCCGCGCCGAAGAGCCAGAACGCAGAGACCGCCAGCGCGGAAGCAAGCCAAGAGCGCATGCGCAAAACCTACCACGCCGCCCGAGGCAGCGTCACTGCCCCGAGCGCGCCGCCCAGCTCCGCCGCGCTCGAGTAGCGCTCCTTGGGCTCGCGCCGGAGCGCCCGTGTGACGACGGCGTCGAGGGCGTGCGGCAGCTCCGGCGACAGCTCGCTCGGGGGAGGGATCCGCGCCTCGACCACCGCCAAGAGCGTCTGGGGCTCCGTCTCGCGCTTGAACAGGCGCCGCCCGGTCAAGAGCTCGTGCAGGACCACACCCAGCGAGAACACGTCGGCGCGACGATCCACGGGCTTGCCCTCGAGCTGCTCGGGCGCCGCGTACGCCACCTTGCCGAGCAAGAGCCCGTTGCTGGGCCCGGCCGGGCGCGTGACCCCGAAGTCGATCAACTTCACCTGCCCGTCGTCGGAGAGCAGGATGTTGTCCGGGTTCACGTCGTGGTGCACGAGCCCGAGCTCGTGGACGTAGTGGAGCGCCTCGGCGACCGACTTCACGATCGCCAGAACCTCGGCGATCGGCAGACGCTGGCCCTGCGCCGCGAGGCGCTCGGTGGTGCGGGAGAGATCCAGCCCTGACACGTACTCCGTGGCCAGGAATGATCTGCCATCGACCTCGCCGCGATCGACGACGCGCGCGACGCTCGCGTGCTCGAAGCGCGAACCGAGCTCGGCTTCGGCACGGAACTGCTCGACCCGCTCCGGGTCGGCGCACAGCTCCGGCAGCAGCAGCTTGAGCGCGAAACGGCGGCCGGGCGCGTCGCGCCGCTCCGCCAGCTGGACCTCGGACATGCCGCCGAAGGCCAGGCGCCCGAGCAGCGAGTAGCTCCCGAACACCGTCATTTCACAGCGAGAGCGCGCCCTCGAGCTTCTCGATCATCCCCACGCGCCAGCGCGTGACGGCGCTCGTCCCATCGAGGAGAGAGCGCGTCTCGTCCAGCACGCGCTCGAGCGTGAAGCGCTGGATGGCAGGATCGGAGGTCGGCATGCCGCCTTCGACCTGCTGCGGGAGCCAGGCGACCATCTGATCCGTTTGCCCGCCGAGCAAGGCGTCGAGCGCGGCCAGCCCGAGCCGGCCAGCGACCATGCGGTCCTGGTAGGTCGGGTTGCCGCCGCGCACCAGGTGGCCGAGCACGGTGGCGCGCACCTCGAGACCGGGCAGGTCGGTTCGGAGCTCGTCCTCGACCAGGCGCACCAGACGCGTGCACGGCACCTCGACGCCTTCGGCCTTGATCACCAGCACGCGGCGCTTGTCGCCTTTGTTGGCGAAGCCGCGGCGCAACAGATCGGCGACGGTCTTCACCAGCTCCGCTTCGCTCCGCCCTTGTTCTCGGAACAGGATCCCGTCGGCGCCGACCGCGACCGCCGAGGCCATCGCCAGGTAGCCCGAGTGTCGTCCCATGACCTCGACGATGAAGGCGCGGCGGTGCGAGCGGGCGGTGTCGCTGATGCGATCGCAGGCTTCGACGATCACGTTGAGCGCCGTGTCCACGCCGATGGCGGTGGAGGTGCAGCCGACGTCGTTGTCGATGGAGGCCGGGACGCCCATGACCTTCACGCCGGTCTCCTGGGCCAGCTTGTGGGCGCCGGTGAGGGAGCCGTTGCCGCCGATCACGATCAAGCCCGCGAAGCCGTCGAGCCGTGCGGCGGCCGCGGCGCGGCCTTCGGGCGTGACGAAACGAGCGCAGCGCGAGCTGCCGAGCCAGGTGCCGCCGAGGTTGCCCGTCAGGCCGAGCTCCGGCGTGGTCGCCAGGCCGCCCGCGGTCTTGCGGGTGAGCGGCCGCGTACGGCCGTCGATCAGCCCGTCGTAGCCGTCTTCGAAGCCGATCACCTCGACGCCGTGGACGGCGGCGACCTTGGCGATGGTGCGGAGCGCGGCGTTCATCCCGGGCGCGTCCCCGCCCGAGGTCAGTACTGCGATGCGAGGCATGCTGGAGTGCCCTCCTGTTGACATCAGTAGTCGACCACGAGCTCGGGGCCGAGGGTGCCGTTCTCGGTGGCCACGAAACCGTACCAGCGGGACTTGCCCGCCGGGTCTTCGCTCTCGTCCAAGTAGCGGAGCTCGAAGGCGGCCGCGTCACCCTGGCTCTGAGCGGCCTTGGCCGCATTCGACACGTCCTTCTGAGCCCAGCCGAGCGCGCTCGTCGGCGTGACCAGAGTGCCATAGCTCGTGCCGAGCGCGAGGTTCCAGCTCTGTGCGGTCAGCTGGTTGAAGTCGGGGATGGCCCAGAGCCCCACGCCGGCGTTCGGCTCGGCCTTCTGGGCGTAGTAGAGCCTGAGCGTCGCCTTCTTCACCGGGCCCGGCACCGGTCCGAGATCGAAGCGCACGAAGGCCCGGTAGGTGGACAGCCCGTTGCAGGGCACGTCGCGGCCCGCGTGGATCGCCTTGTAGGAAGACTGCTGGTACGAATCGTGGACGGTCTTGCCGCAGAGATCCGGGTGGGCGAGGAAGCCGTCGCCGGCCAGCGCCAGGCCGGGCTCGAGCGTGACGGTGCCGCTCGAGATGCCGCCGGTTCCGGCGCCGCCGCCCGTGGAGCTGCCGTCGCCCGCCGCGCCGCCCGAGCTGCCGCCGCCGGCCCCGCCGCTGTCGCTCCCGCCGGTCGCGCCGCTGTCGCCCCCGCCGGTCCCGCCATATCCAGGGAATCCGCCGCCGTCGATCCCCGAGCCGCCGCCCCCGGTCGCGCCACCGTCGCGCTCGTCCACGTCGGAGATGCCGAGGCAGGCGGTCAGCGAGGCGGCCATCACCACCCACCCCATCCTGCCCGATCCTGCGGATTTCACGGCACCCTCGCGCTCGACCTCCGGAGTCTACCGGCGACGCACCGGCGGTCAACGCGCCGGCGTTCCGCCGATGGTATAGTTTTCGCGGTGTCCAGGATCTCGGCTCCGTTCCCGGAGCGCGTGGGATGGTACGAGCTGCTCGCACCGATCGGTGCAGGCGGCATGGCCACCGTGTACCTGGGCGTCGCCGCGCGTGATGGAGGTTTTCAGCGCCACGTCGCCGTGAAGATGATCCACGGCACCGCCGAGACCGACGCGCAGCTCGCGAACGACCTGCTCAAGGAGGCCAAGCTCGCGGCCAAGATCCGCCACCCGAACGTGGTCCCGGTGCTCGACGTCGGCGAAGACCCCTACGGCCTCTTCTTGGTGATGGAGTACGTCGAGGGAGACACCCTCGCGGGGCTCCGGCGCGCGGCCAAGCGCGCGGGGGAGCGCATTCCGGAGCCGGTCGCGCTGCGCATCGTGACCGACGCTCTGGCGGGGCTCCACGCCGCGCACGAGCTGAAGGATCGCGATGGCGACACCCTTGGGGTGGTGCACCGCGACTTTTCCCCGCACAACATCCTGGTGGGGACCGACGGCGTCAGCCGGCTCACGGACTTCGGCATCGCGAAGGTCGCGTACACCGCGGGACACACCCGCACCGGGAAGATCAAGGGCAAGATCGCCTACATGGCGCCGGAGCAGGCGCGGGGCGCCAAGGTCGATCGGCGGTGCGACGTGTGGGCGGCGGGCGTCGTGGCCTGGGAAGCGCTGGTGGGCGAGCGGCTCTACGACACCGAGGACGAGATCGGCGCGCTGCTCAAGATCGTCAACGAAGACCCGCCACGTCTGCGCAGCGTCCGCGCCGATCTGCCGGAAGAGCTCGACGAGGCGATGCACTGGGCGCTGACCCGCGATCTGGACGCGCGCTGCCCCAGCGCCGATGCGCTCCGTCGCCGGCTGCTCTCGGCGCACCCCATCGCCGACACCGCCGAGGTGGCCGAGTTCGTGCGGCGCATCGTCGGACCCAAGCTGCTCGAGCGCGCTAAGAAGGTCGAGGAAATCCGGCGCTTGCGCGGCCAGGTCGGCGCGCTGGTGGACGCGGTGCGGGAGACCGGGGCTACGCCGTCGCCACTGGACGCACCGTCGGGCTCCTTCCGCGTGGAGGCCGTGACGGCGGAGCCCGAGGCGGAGCCCGGGCAAGCTCCGGTCCGTGAGGACACGACCGGGGCGACCATCGCCTGGAAGGAGCAAGGCGGGCACGGTCCGGTCCCGGTGACCGGTTCGGTGACGGCCTCCGTCGAGAAGAGCATCGCGGCGATCTTCTCCGACCGGCGCAACCGCGCCGCCATCATCGGCGTCGCCAGCGGGCTCGGCATCGGCGTGGTGCTGGTCAGCGTGATCCTGATGTCGGTCGGGAAACGGGCCGAGCCCGAGGCGTCGAAGAGCTCGCTCCCGGCGGTCGCGGCGGCGCCGGGTCCGACGGAGGAGCCCGCGCCTCCGCCCGCGCCGACGGAGGTGAAGGAGCACACGTTCACCATCAAGGCCAACGCCGACATCGCCACGCTCAAGGTCGCCGACAAGACCATCCAGATCCAGCCCGCCGCCCCGGAGGTCGAGCTCGATTGGCACCCGGACACGGGTGCGGTGATCGAGGCCGTTTCTGCCGACGGGCGCCGGGTCAAGAGCAAGGTCGGCGAAGGCACGAGCGAGCTCTCCCTAGAGTTCGCCAAGAAGCCGACGGGCGGCGGCACGACCGCCAAGCCCCCGCCGAAGCCAACCACGGGCGGCGGGTTCGCAGACAATCCGTACCGCAAGAAGTGAGCGACGGCTCAGCCGTAGTCGCGCAGCATCTTCTTCAGCTCGAGCTGGTGCCGCTCCTCGTTGCCGATCATGGTGCGGCAGAACTCTTCCAGGTAGATGCTGGCGTTCTCGACGGTCCCGAGCAGCTCCTTGTAGAGCTTCACGGCGTCGAGCTCGTGGTTCAGGCTCTCCTGCAGGAGCGCCTTGGTCGAGTGCTGGTACGACTCCTCGAGCGAAGCGATGCGCATCGACGGATGTCCCTCCAGCCCCGTCAGGAGCTCTCCGACCTGCTGTGCGTGGAGCAACGACTCCTGCGCTTGCCCCGTCATGAAGGCGACGATGGGGATGCGGTTCGGCCCGGTGACCATCAGCGCGTAGTGCGTGTAGCGCACGACCCCGGCGAGCTCGTGCTCCAGGATCGAGTTCAAGAGGCCCACGGTCTTCTGAACGTCGAGATCTCTGAGGGGCATGGCGGAAGTAGGGTGTCACCGCGCCGAGGCGTCAAGCCGAGGCGTGCTACAACCTGGCGATGAGCGCCGCGCCGTACGACTGCCGTGAGTGCGCGGCCTGTTGCCGCGATGCCTCCGACGGGCGAGTGGGCGTGGCCGCCGAGGATCTGGTGCGCTGGAAGCGGGAGGGCAGGCACGAAATCCTGGCTGGCATCGTGCCCGGCCACTTCGGCGAGCAAGCGTTCGCCGCTCGTCCGGACGGCTCGTGTATCCACCTGGGCGTGCCCGGGCGACCCAACGATTGCTCCGTCTACTCGACCCGCGGCGCGATCTGCCACCTCTTGCAGCCCGGCGATCCACAGTGCAAGGCCTACCGCCGCGTCGCGGGCCTGCCGACCTGAGCTAACATGTAGGCGCCTTGAGGGCGGTGAAGCGATTGCTGGGCGTGGTCGGAGTCGTGGCGCTCGCGTACGGCGCGCTCTGCGCGTTGGCCTACTTTGGCCAGCGGCGCTTGCTCTATCCCGCGCCCAAGCTCGGCGAAGAGCCGCGCATGGATGACGCGAAGCTGACCCGGGTCACGGCGCCGAGCGGGCGCACCGTCTTCGCGCTGCACGTCCCGCCCACGAAGAAGCACGCGGTCACCGTCGTGCACTTCCACGGCAACGCCGAGGAGCTCGGCCAGCTCACGCCGCTCGCCTGGTCGTTCAAGCGCGCGGGCCTGGGTTTCTTCGCGGTGGAGTACCCGGGCTACGGACTCGCCAAGGACTACGTGCCGACGGAGGAGGCCATCTACGCCGACTCCGAGGCGGCGCTCTGGCACCTGCACAACGGCCTGGGCGTGCCGACCACCGATGTGGTGCTTCAGGGTCAGTCGCTGGGCAGCGGCGTCGCCGTGGAGATGGCCAAGCGCGGCCACGGCGCACGCCTGGTCCTGATCTCGCCGTACACCAGCATCCCCGACATGGCGTCCACCACGCTGCCGATCCTGCCGGCGCGCTGGCTGATCCACGACAAGTTCGACAACGTCGCCAAGGCGCCGGGGCTGACCCTGCCCGTCCTGGTCGTGCACGGCACGGACGACGAGGTCATCCCGTACTCGATGGGCGAGCGGCTCTCCAAGGTCTTTCCCACCGCCACGCTCTACGCCGTCAAGGGCGGGCACCACAACGACCTGTTCGTGCGCGACGG contains:
- a CDS encoding serine/threonine protein kinase, whose amino-acid sequence is MTVFGSYSLLGRLAFGGMSEVQLAERRDAPGRRFALKLLLPELCADPERVEQFRAEAELGSRFEHASVARVVDRGEVDGRSFLATEYVSGLDLSRTTERLAAQGQRLPIAEVLAIVKSVAEALHYVHELGLVHHDVNPDNILLSDDGQVKLIDFGVTRPAGPSNGLLLGKVAYAAPEQLEGKPVDRRADVFSLGVVLHELLTGRRLFKRETEPQTLLAVVEARIPPPSELSPELPHALDAVVTRALRREPKERYSSAAELGGALGAVTLPRAAW
- a CDS encoding 6-phosphofructokinase, with translation MPRIAVLTSGGDAPGMNAALRTIAKVAAVHGVEVIGFEDGYDGLIDGRTRPLTRKTAGGLATTPELGLTGNLGGTWLGSSRCARFVTPEGRAAAAARLDGFAGLIVIGGNGSLTGAHKLAQETGVKVMGVPASIDNDVGCTSTAIGVDTALNVIVEACDRISDTARSHRRAFIVEVMGRHSGYLAMASAVAVGADGILFREQGRSEAELVKTVADLLRRGFANKGDKRRVLVIKAEGVEVPCTRLVRLVEDELRTDLPGLEVRATVLGHLVRGGNPTYQDRMVAGRLGLAALDALLGGQTDQMVAWLPQQVEGGMPTSDPAIQRFTLERVLDETRSLLDGTSAVTRWRVGMIEKLEGALSL
- a CDS encoding DNRLRE domain-containing protein, which translates into the protein MGWVVMAASLTACLGISDVDERDGGATGGGGSGIDGGGFPGYGGTGGGDSGATGGSDSGGAGGGSSGGAAGDGSSTGGGAGTGGISSGTVTLEPGLALAGDGFLAHPDLCGKTVHDSYQQSSYKAIHAGRDVPCNGLSTYRAFVRFDLGPVPGPVKKATLRLYYAQKAEPNAGVGLWAIPDFNQLTAQSWNLALGTSYGTLVTPTSALGWAQKDVSNAAKAAQSQGDAAAFELRYLDESEDPAGKSRWYGFVATENGTLGPELVVDY
- a CDS encoding serine/threonine protein kinase, whose protein sequence is MSRISAPFPERVGWYELLAPIGAGGMATVYLGVAARDGGFQRHVAVKMIHGTAETDAQLANDLLKEAKLAAKIRHPNVVPVLDVGEDPYGLFLVMEYVEGDTLAGLRRAAKRAGERIPEPVALRIVTDALAGLHAAHELKDRDGDTLGVVHRDFSPHNILVGTDGVSRLTDFGIAKVAYTAGHTRTGKIKGKIAYMAPEQARGAKVDRRCDVWAAGVVAWEALVGERLYDTEDEIGALLKIVNEDPPRLRSVRADLPEELDEAMHWALTRDLDARCPSADALRRRLLSAHPIADTAEVAEFVRRIVGPKLLERAKKVEEIRRLRGQVGALVDAVRETGATPSPLDAPSGSFRVEAVTAEPEAEPGQAPVREDTTGATIAWKEQGGHGPVPVTGSVTASVEKSIAAIFSDRRNRAAIIGVASGLGIGVVLVSVILMSVGKRAEPEASKSSLPAVAAAPGPTEEPAPPPAPTEVKEHTFTIKANADIATLKVADKTIQIQPAAPEVELDWHPDTGAVIEAVSADGRRVKSKVGEGTSELSLEFAKKPTGGGTTAKPPPKPTTGGGFADNPYRKK
- a CDS encoding bacterioferritin; its protein translation is MPLRDLDVQKTVGLLNSILEHELAGVVRYTHYALMVTGPNRIPIVAFMTGQAQESLLHAQQVGELLTGLEGHPSMRIASLEESYQHSTKALLQESLNHELDAVKLYKELLGTVENASIYLEEFCRTMIGNEERHQLELKKMLRDYG
- a CDS encoding YkgJ family cysteine cluster protein, giving the protein MSAAPYDCRECAACCRDASDGRVGVAAEDLVRWKREGRHEILAGIVPGHFGEQAFAARPDGSCIHLGVPGRPNDCSVYSTRGAICHLLQPGDPQCKAYRRVAGLPT
- a CDS encoding alpha/beta hydrolase; translated protein: MRAVKRLLGVVGVVALAYGALCALAYFGQRRLLYPAPKLGEEPRMDDAKLTRVTAPSGRTVFALHVPPTKKHAVTVVHFHGNAEELGQLTPLAWSFKRAGLGFFAVEYPGYGLAKDYVPTEEAIYADSEAALWHLHNGLGVPTTDVVLQGQSLGSGVAVEMAKRGHGARLVLISPYTSIPDMASTTLPILPARWLIHDKFDNVAKAPGLTLPVLVVHGTDDEVIPYSMGERLSKVFPTATLYAVKGGHHNDLFVRDGRIIVDRIVEFATAEYGGR